The genomic region TTCCGTGtcactattgaattatattCCAAAGTATTCATTTCTAGTTCATGATCAGTTCAATCTTTATGATTTCTAGGATATTGGTACCTCGTAAAATTTGAAGTCTCAAGTCAACTGTAAAAAATTtggtaataaaaatatagttgtaaagttgtgatttacaactatgttttatgttggctctattccataataaaaagtattgtatttgttttaattttgttctttgtattttgtggaatttTATTGCATTggatttagtattaagttgaCGAAGAACAAGTGGATTTCGCCAGAAGCTCGTGAGAAGCTAACCCGCAAAAGAgacacgtgagaagcacattctggaagctgaagagttatgccagcctggaggatttcACGTGTGTCTcacgggtaaggccttctcgcaAGATACctgcgaaactctctgcctgaaggatttttaagtgtgactttcttacccttcacccgtactatatataccctcattacccacaaaagtaaaagagatcattcaaagagaaaaaacctaaataggttttctacagcacacacccatcttttagagagagagctacccatTCTTAGTGAGAAATTATTGTAGCATTTTCTCCCTCCCTCTCCCATTACCATaccttgagaggaaatttgtaCCCAAATACAATTCACACctattcagagtgtagagagtgttttggagcttggaaagttttggggatttgccaaaagaaacCCGTAAggcttggtggatgcaatcgggcgtattgcaaGATCCAGAaagttagacaagacacggtttcAAGAAgacttgttggagtaggagcttgaagggcttaggtacattgggtagattaggcttggaggatTTCTTGCTATTCGTATATCTtaacttattgtctagtagagcgatttaccgcttggagggaaGCGGAGAGGTTTTcgtcgagttcttcggtttcctcttcgataacacatcgtcgtgttatcttgtgtttgcatctctcttccctttctctTGTGCTCtatatttattgtttgttgtttatgtttatgcacTATAGTAGTTATCGGtttattgcgcttcatttactcttggtCCACACTTAtataagttaaagtaaaaacaATTTAGTCGTAATCTTTTAaactggggtctaaacaagctcttgtgtattcacacaaatccaagctttcaataGTAATTCACATCTAAAATAATTGAGATAGTCACACACATCTAAAATAATTGAGACTCATATGGTTTACTTGAATTTCTGTGCATAAGCAATTAAGAATCCTGACTGTAGGGACAACCTTTTTTATCAGCCAACTAAATTGTCTACATCATGAACAGAAATGGAGAAGTCGCATATGCAGATCTTGCCTGCCTGTGGCACAAAAATTATGTAACAATCACACTGATTAACCAATTAAATCATTAAGCTTTATGTGTGATTTTTGATAGCTTTTGTTGCATGCAGACAAAGAGAAGGTCTGTAGAAGCTCCAACAAGGTAAAGATATACTAAGTACTGAACACTGCAGCTAAATGTGGATGAAATTATAGTTTCATTAGAAATAACGGAGACCATGACATTTGTAAGCAGGATAATATTCAGGCCAACCAAAGAGTATGGAAGAATTTGATACgtgtatttataattaaaaatctaTAGGAAACAAATAGTACCAGGATGACCAACACTATATACACTGaagaaaattttcagattttaggaTTACTGTCTGATTGTAATAAACATTATTTTTCATTGCATGAAACTGGTAATTAATGATATTTATGTGTGCACTAGGGGTACAGAGTACTATCTGCCTGAAAGGCAGGCGTGCAGGCTGGATATAATGGCTATTGCCTTTTCTTGTCCttttttatatcatatattttaattaaatttaagaaGATGCTCCTgtgatttttgaatttaaatatgaTTGAATGTGAGTAGGAGAGATGGTAAGAGGAGACATTGCAAAAACATTGCTGGAGAGCTGGTTCCATGCTTCTTAAGCATTGCCTAGCTTGTACATAATTGTCCAATTCAATGTATAGTGTTATCTTCTGCAAAGATGCTCTTGTAATTTAGAAGCTTAAAATGATTTGGTATTGAGTTCGGGAGCTGGCAAGAGGGAGACACTTCATAGACAGCACTAAAAGAGTGTCTAGATCCAGATCAAAATAATGTTACAACTCAttgatatttgaaaatattgagATTCCTTATGTCCACCTCACCCCATCATATATATTGAGAAGATGCTAACTAAAGCAAAGCAAATTGATACACAAATTGTACATTCAACAGCGacacatctttttttgttttaggtaaACATGGCTGACTCTCGTGTCAACGAAACCTCCCATCACCATTTTCGCTCTAACAGCTTTCCCACTAGAGCACACCCGCTCATATCAGAATTCAACGAACAATTGAGAAGATTGAGATGTTCTGAAGCAACCTCTTCATCTTCAACATCATTAAGCCAGAAACTAATTGGGCTTCAAGATTTGCATGACTGTGTTGATAACTTGCTCCAGTTACCTTTTGCGCAGGCCTTAGCCCAAGAGCAAAATCGGAAATGGTTTAATGAGCTGTTGGATGGATCTATCAGGCTCGTGGATGTGTGTGGTATTGCAAGGGATGCATTGTTGCAAACAAAGGAATGCACACGTGAACTTCAATCAACCCTGCGCAGAAGACATGGCAGTAAATTGGAGCTTAGAAGGGAAGTTGAAAAATACTTGGCCTCTAGGAAGGTGGTAAAAAAGGCAATGCAGAAGGCCTTAAAGGGCATGCAAACTAAGCTGAACtctaagaaaaatgaagatCTAGCCATTGTTAGCATGTTAAAAGAGCTGGAGGCTGTAACTATCTTGGTCCTTGAATCACTCTTGACCTTTATAGCTGGACCAAAGTTACTATCAAAATCAAGTGGCTGGTTTGTAGTTTCGAAGTTGGTGCACCCCAAGAGAATAGCATGTGAGGGTGAAGAAACAGATGCAAATGAATTTGAGAAGGTAGTTGCAGCATTACAAACTCTCATTAGTCACAATACAAGCAAATCTGATTACTCCATCCATGTTCAGAATGTGCAGAACTGGATGGGGAGGTTGGAGTCCAGCATTCAAGATGTGGAAGAGGTGCTTGAATGTTTGTATAGGTGTCTAGTCAAGACCCGAGTTTCCTTGCTCAACAACCTCAACCACTAGTCCTGAATTCATCATGGGCATCCATTTTTGTTTGTAAATTTGTATAGGTTGGTAGACCATCTCTTTTTGTATATACACGAGTGAAAAACAGAATATATATTTGCTCTTCTACTTCTAAGTCAATTCACTGCCTTTAACAAATTTTTGCTCATGTCACTATTGAATTCTATTTCAAGGCCCAAGGGTATTCATTTCTAGTGCAAGAATGGTTCAACTTCTATAGATTCTAGGATATTGGTCTCACAAAATGCCTCgtaaaatttaaaatctcaAGTCTACTgtacaaaatttgataaaaaaaaattataataagtgATCATCTTACTAGCTCAATCCCTTAGAATCTGTGAAATTAATGAGTAGAAGGAGGTGGTTTGAgccatttaaatttaaatttggtGCCTATGGGTTCCAATTTCTGCTCAACATATAACACTGCATTTAGAAAATGCAGGGAGTGAATATGTTTTAGGACCAATCTCCTCCACATTAGGGAGTAGAACATAAAAACACTAAAGGAAAACAAGACATCAACTGTCAATACTCCGATGGtctcaaataaaatgattagTACACATCTAAAATCATAGAGACTAACATGGTTTACTTGAATTTCGTGTGCTTAAGCAATTAAAAATCCTGACTGTAGCGACAGCCCATGTTTTTAAAGAATCAGCCCAGTATGCTGATCATGCCTGCCTAT from Castanea sativa cultivar Marrone di Chiusa Pesio chromosome 11, ASM4071231v1 harbors:
- the LOC142615999 gene encoding uncharacterized protein LOC142615999, with product MADSRVNETSHHHFRSNSFPTRAHPLISEFNEQLRRLRCSEATSSSSTSLSQKLIGLQDLHDCVDNLLQLPFAQALAQEQNRKWFNELLDGSIRLVDVCGIARDALLQTKECTRELQSTLRRRHGSKLELRREVEKYLASRKVVKKAMQKALKGMQTKLNSKKNEDLAIVSMLKELEAVTILVLESLLTFIAGPKLLSKSSGWFVVSKLVHPKRIACEGEETDANEFEKVVAALQTLISHNTSKSDYSIHVQNVQNWMGRLESSIQDVEEVLECLYRCLVKTRVSLLNNLNH